Genomic window (Propionibacteriaceae bacterium ZF39):
CACCAGCACGATCCTCCCCGGCGTACGCGTCGCCGAGCGCGTGGTCATCGGTGCTGCGGCGGCTGTTGTGCACGATGTCGATGAGCCGGGTGCCGTCGTGGTGGGCGTACCCGCCCGCAAACTCCGCGCGACGCCGGGGCCCATCGGCTGACGTGCCATTCGCCACGACTTCCCGCCCAATTGTCCCTGTCAACCAAGATCATCCGGATAATCCTGTTGATCTTGGTCAGGAGTGACAATTGGGAGGACGCTTGGGTCGCATAGGCCAAAGAACTGCGCGCCGACCCCCGAGGAGCCGGCGCGCAGGAGTGGTGAAGCCCAGGATCAGAACGCTGCCTCGGGCAGCTCCATCACGTCGAGGTTCACGGCCTGGGCCATCTTGCGCTCCGCGGTCAACCGCGGCAGGCGCGTCCGCGCGAACCACTTGGCGGCAGCGACCTTGCCGGCATAGAAGTTGTGGTCGGCCTGGTCGAGGCCACCCTCGTCGAGCTTGGCCTGCGCGATCTCGCCGGCACGCAGCATAAGCCACGCGCAGACCATGTCGCCGAGCGCTATGAGCAGTCGCGTGGTGTTCAGCCCGACCTTGTAGACCTCCGTCGGATGCTCGCGCATCTTCATCAGCGGGCCCGACATGTGGGCGATCATCATGCCGCACTCCTCGGCACCCTTCGCCAGCAGCGCCCGCTCGGCCTCGAACGGGCCGCCCGCCTCGAGCCATTCCTCGATCTCCCCCGACACGGCCTGAATCGCGGCACCCCGATCGCGCACGATCTTGCGGAAGAACAGGTCCAGGCCCTGGATCGCGGTCGTCCCCTCATAGAGGGTGTCGATCTTGGCGTCGCGGACATACTGCTCCAGCGGATAGTCCTGGAGGAAGCCCGATCCGCCGAAGATCTGCAGCGACTCCGAACCCAGCAGTTGCCAGGCCTGCTCGGAGCAGTAGCCCTTCACGATCGGCAGCAGCAGGTCGTTGACGGCCTCCGCCGATTCGTCCACCCGGCCCTGGGCCTCGGCCAGCCAGACCTTGTCCTGCTGCGTCGCCGTGTACAGCACCAGCATCCGCAGCGCCTCGGCCATCGCCTTCTGCGTCATCAGCGAGCGGCGGACGTCCGGATGATGCGTGATCGTCACGCGCGGGGCGTCCTTGGCGGGCGTGGTCAGGTCGGCGCCCTGGACGCGCTCCTTGGCGTACGCCAGCGCGTTGAGATAGCCGGTCGACAGGGTCGCCATCGCCTTGGTGCCGACCATCATCCGCGCATGCTCGATGACGTGGAACATCTGGGCGATGCCCTGATGCACCTCACCGAGCAACCAGCCGACAGCCGGCTCTCCGTCGCCGAACGTCAGCTCGCAGGTCGAGGAGACCTTGATGCCCATCTTCTTCTCGACGTTGGTGGCATAGACGCCGTTGCGCTCGCCGGTGAGCTCGCCGGTCTCGAGATCGAAGTGGTACTTCGGCACGAGGAACAGGCTGAGTCCCTTGGTGCCGGGCCCACCGACGCCCTCGACTCCCACGGGGCGCGCCAGCACGAGATGCATGATGTTCTCGGTCAGGTCGTGCTCGCCGGAGGTGATGAAGCGCTTGACGCCCTCGATGCGCCAGGTGCCGTCCTCCTGCTGCCAGGCCTTCGTGCGGCCCGCGCCGACATCCGAACCGGCGTCCGGCTCGGTGAGGACCATCGTCGCGCCCCACTGGCGCTCGACCATGTGCCGCGCGATCTTCTTGTCGCGCTCGGTGCCGAGCTGGTGGGCGAGCTGGCCGAACTTGGGACCGGCGGAATACATATAGATAGCGGGGTTGGCCGTGAGCAGCAGCTCGAGGATCGCCCACCGCAGCGACGGGGGCGTACCCACCCCGCCCAACTCCTCGGTCAGCTCCAGCCGCCACCAGTCGGAGTCCATATAGGCCTTGTAGGCCATCTTGAACGATTCAGGGATGGTGACGGTCTTCGACTCCGGGTCATAGACCGGCGGATTGCGATCACCGTCGATGAGGGACTCCGACAGCTTGGTGCGGCAGAGGTGGTCGAGCTCGGTCAGCGCGGTCTCGGCGGTGTCGCGATCCATCTCGGGGGCCGGGCCGGTGCCCAGCAGCTCGTCCCGGCCGAAGACCTCGAACAGGTTGAAACGAATGTCGCGAAGATTCGACTGATAGTGGGTCACGTGAGGACACTCCTGATTGGCCACGTCGGTGGGGCTTACTGGTCAGTAACTCCAGTATGCGTACCAATCAGTAACTTCGCAAGAAAATCGTGTGATCCGCTTCACTCAGTCGTGTGCGGGATGCCGGTCTCCGGGCGGCCAGAGGCTGATCAGCGCCCCGATCAGCGTCATGACGCCATAGACCACATAGGTCAGCGCATAGCCGGAGTTGATCATGGTCCGCCCGGCCTCGCCGAGGGCTTCGGCGTCGCCGGAGAGGAAGACCTGCGCCAGCTCGGACGGCGCGAACGCCACGATCAGCGCCATCGCGATAGCCAACCCGAAGCTCACCGAGAACGTCTGCGCCAGCACCCGGATCGCGTTCACGACCGCGGTCCGATCGCGCGGCGTGATCCACAGGACGAAGGCGCCGTGCAGGGCCTGGTGGACACCCGTCCCCACCCCCATCAGCGCGAGCCCGATCATGGCCAGCACCTGCGAGTTCTGCAGGGTTGCGACGAGCATCACGACCGTGCTGACAACGGTGAGCGCGGCTGCGCCGACCCGCGTACGCCGAGGCCCCAGCTCCTGGCCGATCTTGTCGCCGAGCAGGGTGCCGAGCGTCAGGGCCACGGGGAAGGTGAGGATCTTGAGCGCGGCCGTGGCTGCGGAGTCACCATGTACGCCCTGCAGCCACAGGCCCGTGATGGTGATGGCCCCCAGCCGGCCGATCGCGATCAGGAATCCCTCGGCCAGCACGAGCGAGAACAGCCGCTCGAACAGCGTCGGATCGAGGGCGGGATGGCGTACGCGTCGCTCGATCCACGCCAGGCCGACCGCCGCGACGAGGCACGCCGCGAGAATCGCCAGGACGATCGGATCGCCGAGCCCGGCTTCGGCCGCCAGGCCGAACGCCAGCTGCGAGCCGATCATGATCAACCCGAGAACGAAGCCGCCCGGGATGTCGATGCGCGGTGGCTTGCGGATGGCGGGCACCACCTTGAGCGCCACCAGCCCATAGAGGAACGCCGCCAGCGCGATCGGCGCGAGTCCCCAGAACAGCCACCGCCAGCCCAGCGCCGACACGATGACACCGCCGGCGAGCGGGCCGGCGACCTGACCGAGCGAGAATCCGGCCATATAGATGCCCATCGCGCCACCGAGCGACCGTGCCGGAAAGACCGCCGCCAGGATCGCCACGGAGTTGCTCAGCAGCATCGCCGCCGCCGCGCCCTGGATCGCCCGGCCGACGATGAGGAATTCGATCGACGGCGCGAACCCCATCAGCACGCTCGTGAGCGTGAACACGCCGATGCCCGTCAGGAACACCCAGCGCCGCTCGAGCGCATCCGCGAGCTGGCCGGCCGGAATGATCAGCGCGGTGTTCACCAGCTGATAGGCCATGACCAGGATCGAGGTCTCGGTCGAGTTGGCCACGAAGTGGCTGCTGAGGGCCGGCACCGCGATGTTGAGCATGTTGGAGCTCAGCGACATCAGCAGGGTGCCTGCGAGGACGATCAGCAGCACGCCCCGGGCCCCGGGGCGTGGGGTGCTCTGTGTGTTGGTCACGGCTGTCCAGAGGTGCTCGGTCGGAGGGAGTACGCCGGCCGCACCCCTCCGGGTCGGACGCTATCGCCCACGCCGGCGTACCCGGCAATCACCGTCCGGTCCGGGACGGCGCTCTCCTCAGGCCTGGGTATCGCTGCGCGCCGACAACCGCGCGCCGATGCGGCGAGCGGCCGCGCGGAGGGCCTCGATCCAGACGCGGACGTCCTGCCCGCTCGACTGGCGCGGCAGCTGGGACAGCCGCAGGATGTGGAGCAGCCGGCCGTCGTCGTGGAGCACGGGCACGACGACCGAACCGATGTCATAGCGCTTCTCCGGCTCGAGCTCGCGCAGCGTGTAGCACACGGCCGACCGGCTCAGCGTGTCGCGCACCTCGCGCTCCTGGGCCGGCGTCAGGCCACCTTTCGTCCAGCGCTGGGTGGCCTCGATCATGTCGACATAGGGGTTGGAGTCGTCGCCACCCTCGGGCCGGAACGACAGCGAATAGCCCGCGCGCCGGGCATGCGCGACCCGTGCGGCGAACTTGGGGGCGTCCTCCTTGACGACGGCTTTGTTGAGCCAGTACGCCTCATCCTCCGGCCCCTTGGCCGCAATGAACATGTCGCCGAGCGGGGGGATCAGCGGAATGCGATTGCCGAGGCTGTCCTCCAGCGCGATGCCCGGGGCGATGGCGCTGGCGACGCAGGCGAGCTCGTCGCGGTTGACCTCGGTGAGCAGGCCGGCTTCGCAGCCGAAGATGTTGGCGAGCCCCTCGAGCTCCGGGCGGGCGACCTGGGCGTGGTTGATCGCGCCGACGAGGTCCTCCTCCAGCCGGGCGATGAGGGACGGGACCGTGAACCGGCCATAACCACCCTGGAAGAAGATGAGCGGCCCGGTGGGCGTATCGATCTTCATGTCCCTGACATCGCACATCGCGATCCAGTGATCGCCGGCATCGATGGTCTCGCGCAGGCGGACATCGATCCAGGCCAGCGATCCCTCCAGAATCGGATCGCCGGACGGGGAGCGATAGATCGCGATCCCCTCGAACTTGTTCTCCTTGCGGCTCGCGATGGTGCGGCCGACGGCCTCCTGGTCGCCGGTCATGACGTTGATGCACATCGACGGGCATTCCTGCAGGCGCTTGAAACTCCACGACGACTTCATGGGAAGGAACGCCACCAGCGGTGGATCCAGCGAGACGGACGTGAACGTGCCCATGATCGCGGCCAGGTCCTCACCGTCGGGGTGGACGCCGGTGACGAGCACCACGCCGGTCGGGTAGTGGCCCATCACCTCCCGGAACAGGGCCGGATCGATGCTGGCGGTTTCGGTCATGTCTCATCCTCTCCGGACGTGGCGTCTCCACAGAGCATGCCCCCGCCCTGTGGGGCGTCAGCAACGAACTCGTGCCAGTACGTGAAACGCCGAGCATAGGTGCCGTCGCAGACGTCGCCGCCAGACCGCCACCCCTTCGTTCTGAGGGCGTTTTCAGTGTCCCCTTGCATTCTTCTGTAGCAATCATTACAGTTTCTGTAGCACTCACTACAGAGGACCCGCGCCAACGTCGGACGGAGACCTGAATGTCCCTCACGCTTCCCGTAGCTCACAACGATGTGGCTGCGACCCGCCCCGCGACTCATGCGCCGCACCGTCGTCGGCCGACTCCCGAGCCGGCCGAGACCGGTGGCCACCTGGCCTCGGTGAGCAAGGCGCTCATGCTGCTCGACATCATGCGTTCGGCCCCCGGCCCGGTCGGGGTGAGCATGCTGGCGCGCGATGCGGGCATGCCCAAGTCGACGACCTTCCGCCTGCTGGCCTATCTCGAGCAGAGCGGCTTCGTGGAGCGGGCCGGCAAGGCCTATCAGCTCGGCTGGCGCCTTTTCGAGCTCGGCAATCACGTCGAACACTGCCGGCCCTCGGGTCTGCGCGAGATCGCCCTGCCCTATCTCGCCGACCTGCACGCCCGGACTGGCATGAATGTCCACCTCGCCGTGCTCAGCGGCACCGATGTCGTCTATCTCGAAAAGATTCACGGCCTGCGCAGCATCCCGATCGGGACCAGCGTCGGCACCCGCATGCCCGCCACGATCAGCGCACTGGGCAAGGCGATGCTGGCGTACGCCGATCGCGCCACTCTCCGCGAGGTCGTCGAAAGTGGCCTGGAGGGGCGTACGCCGTATTCGCTGCGTCAACCCGGTCAGCTCATCGCCCAGCTGCGGGAGACCAGGGAAACCGGTGTCGCCTACGACCGCGAGGAGTCCCAGCTCGGCATCAACTGTGTCGCCGCGCCCATCCACGCCGACGGCGAGGTCATCGCCGCCCTGTCGGTCTGTGGCCCGACCCGGCCGGTCTCGGCCGAGGCCCACGCCGACCTCGTCCGCGTCGCCGCGCGTGACATCAGCCGTCAGCTCACGCTCGCGCGCGCCTGCTGACGGCCTTGCCGGTACGCCGGCTGTTCCGGCATGCGGACCCCACCGCTGGCGGGTCGCCCGCCGGGAGCGGAACCCTGACATCGAACTGTCCGGCCATCGCGCCGCCCAACCCCTGAAGCGTTCAACGGAGGAACCATGGATGTGACATTCGAGAGCACCAGCAAGTCGCTGGAGCTGCCCGACGGGACCAAGATCCACTACAACGAGGCAGGCGACGGCCATCCCGTGATCCTGATCCACGGCAGTGGCCCGGGTGCCACCGGTTGGAGCAACTTCAACCCCAACATCGGCACGCTCGCCGAGGACTTCCGGGTCATCGCCGTCGACATGCCCGGCTGGGGTGAGTCGAGCCCGCGCCCGGCGGCCGAATATCGCCACCCCGAGGTCCTCGTGCAGTTCATGGATGCGCTCGGCATCGACAAGGCTGCTCTCGTCGGTAACTCGATGGGCGGCGTCATCGCGCTCGCCGTCGCCGCCAACAACCCCGAGCGGGTGTCCCACCTGATCACCATGGGCTCCGGCGGCGCCGGCACGCCGATCTTCTCGCCCGGCGGCGGCCTGTCCGAGGGCCTGAAGATCCTCTACAAGGGGTACGCCGACCCCACCCCGGAGACCTTCGAGGCCACCGTCGACATCATGACCTATGACACCCCGGCCGAGATCGCGAAGCCGCTCGCGGTCCAGCGCTCGATCAACGCCAAGAAGCACCAGGAGCACCTGGACAACTGGCTGAACGGCTCGAAGGGCGGCCCGCCGCTGAAATACTTCCCGACCGAAGCCCAGATCGCCTCGATCTCCGCGCCGTCGCTGCTCATCCACGGCCGGGACGACCGCGTGGTGCCGTTCGAGAACACCCTGCGGCTGGTGACCATGATCCAGAACTCCCGTGCCTACCTGTTCAATCGCTGCGGCCACTGGGCCCAGCTCGAGCATGCGCGCGAGTTCAACGGCATCGTCCGACACTTCATCCTGAGCAACTCCGAAGGCCAGGAAGAGGAAGCGCTCTCGGGCCTGGGCGGCTGAGCGACCCGCACACCACAGGCGGAGGCGGTCCATCCGGACCGCCTCCGCCTTCTGCGTGGTGGGTCAGGGCAGCTCCATCGCCGCGGTGGCGACGGTCTCGATGCCGGCGGCGACGATGTCGGAAGCATCCTCGAGCGACCAGAGCGGCGTGGTGGCCTCGACCATGAACAGGCCGTCGGCCATGGTCATCAACGCCCAGGCCAACTGCCCGACGAGGGTCTCCTCGGTCACGCGGATGATGTCGCCGCGAGGCGCGCGCTGGCCGACCCAGGTGGCGAACCAGCGAGCCCGGTCAGCGGCCACTTCGCGTCGAATGGCGCGGAAGCGATCGCGCGCGGGCGAATCCCCGCGGCGGAGCAGCAGCATGAATCCGATGCGGAACGCATGTGGGTGGTTGCGCATGCCATGGAAGCCGACGCGCAACGAGGTGGCCAGGGCGGCGCTGGGATCGGCGATCACCGACTGGGGCAGAACGCCTGGCAACACATCGCGGCGCCACGTGTCGAAGGACGCATCCACTGCCTCGGCGAGGAGCTTGTCGAGATTCTCGAAGTGCCAATAGAGGGAGCTGGCGGGCAGCCCGGCGTGCTCGCAGATGCGCTGCACCGTCGCGCCCTGCGGTCCGAGATCACACATCACCTCGATCGCCGCCTTGATCAGGGCCTCTCTGCCGGTGAAGTTCCCGACCCAGTCTGTCGATGCCAGGGGGTCGACGGCGACCTCCTCGGGCAACGCCGGCAGGGTGACGACCTTCTGCGCGCAGCCGGCCAGGATCTGCGCGAGCACGCGGGTGTGCTCGTGGGTGAGCGTGATGTCCTGACCGGTGAGATAGCGCCCGTCCAGGGTGGCCAGCGTCAGGCGGGACATGATCTCTGTCCGCCGGGTGTCGTCATCGGCCCCGAGCCCCGCCAGGACAACCCGCCACCAGTCGACGAGCCCCTGCTTGGCATGGCGGCGCAGATTCAGGTACGCCGTGCGCGCGGCCGGGGCACCCGTATCGCGCTGGAGGCCCAGGGCGATGCCGATCCGCGCATAGTCGGCCTCGTGGCCGTCACCGGCGAGATTGGCCAGGCAGTCGACGAGCTGATCGACCAGAGGTCGGGAATCCGGGGTCTCGGGCCACGCACTCCCGGCCGCGAGGCGACTCTCGTAGCTGTGCGTGATCCCCGCGCCGACGAGCTCGTCCTTGTTGGAGAAGTGCCAATAGATCGAACTCGCGGGGAGGCCGACCCGGCGTACCAACTCGGAAATCGTCGCCCCCTCATAGCCGCGCTCGTCGACCAGTTGGAGCATCTCGGTCATGATGCGCTCGCGACTCTCCTGCCCGCGAGTCTGGCGGCGGCGGAGGGATCTGGAGACGGCCGGACGGGACGGGGTGCTGGTCACCGAAGCCTCCTTCTCCTGACAGGTGGATTAAGAGGACCCTATGGGACGACCGGTGAAACCCCGCCCGGGTATCACCAGAAAGAAGCGCCCCCGTCGTGCTCGAGGCCCAGGGTGACCTTGGTCCACGAGATCTGGATCGGGTGCTGGGTGTTGCAGATGTGGGCCAGCGTGGTCTTGGCATCGCGCAGGCCGCGATTGACGGCCGTGTCGGTCTTGAGCGCCATGCCGCCGGCGAAGTTGAACACGCGCTCGATGGCCTCGACCGAGCGACGGATCGCGCGGACGCCGTCGGCGCGGGCGTCGATCCGGCTCTGCAGGCTGATCTTCCCGTTCTCGGCGACCTCGTCATGAAGCCGGTTGCCGACATCGATCAGCACGGCCCGACCGGCCCGGACGTCCGCCGCGGCCTCACCGATGGCGTTGACCTGGATGTCGTCGTCGAGGCTCTTGATGCCGCGGGCGTTGACGCGATTCTTCGCGTTCTCGAGCACCGCGTTCATCGCGCCCTCGGCCACACCCTGGCTGGCGCAGTTGATGGCATAGGAGAAGAACGTCGGGAACGGCAGCTTGTAGAGATCCGCGTGGTTGCCGACCTTGGCCATGTTCTCGCCGTTGTCGAAGTCCTCCATGCGATAGACGCGATAGTCCGGGATGACGGCGCCGTCACAGACGAGGTCCTTGGAGCCGGTGCCCTTCAGGCCCAGCACGTTCCAGGAGTCCTGGTCGAACCAGTAGTCATCGCGCGGCAGGACGATGTGGCGCAGGGCCATGGTGCCGTCGTCCTGGGGCAGGAGCGCACCGGTGATGGCCCACTTGCTGGCCTCGCCACCGGAGGAGAAGGGAATGCGACCCTTCACCCTGTAACCGCCGTCGACGCGCTCGAGTACGCCCAGCGGAGCGTACGGCGACGACACCCAGGTCTCGGGGTCGGCGCCCCAGATCTCGTCCTGGAGCTTCGGATCGAAACCGGCGATCTGCCACGAGTGGACGCCGATGACTCCGGCGCACCAGCCGGCGGCGCTGTTGAGCGAGGCGATCCGCATGACGGCTTCGGCGAACTCGACGGGGTGGCACTCGTCACCGCCGTAGCTCTTGGGCTGGAGCGCCCGGACGACCCGCGTGTGCCGGATCGCGTCGATGGTGGCCTCGGGCAGCCGGTTGAGCTGCTCGGCCTCCGCCGCAGTGCCCACCAGGACGTCGGCAACCTCGTCAATCAGCTTGTCGTAGTGGCTCATTCCCTGGCCCTCTCGATCTCGATGTGCGGGGACTGTGATCGGGGCTTCGCCTGCGATCACCTCGTGATCGAATCCTGCGGCGGGAGTCGACGCGGACGGAACCAAAAGGTTCCAACACTCGGCACGCACCCGGAGATCGAACGATGCCCAAGCAGACATATCGATAAGTGGGACGATTGCCCGCAACGAGGACAGCCTCGGTCGGGAGGGAGGGATCACTTCTATACTTGCCGAGTGGTCACTCCAGCTCCCCCTCAACCCGAACGCTATGCGGAGATAGTCCAGGCGGCCATCCGAGCCTTTGCGCGCAAGGGCTACGGCGGGACGACCCTGGCCGACATCGCCGTCGAAGCGGGCGTGTCCCAGCCCCGGATCAGCCAGATCTTCGGCAACAAGGAGAACGCCTTCATCGAAGCCCACAAGGTGGCGTCGGGTGAGGTGTTGGGCCTGCTCTCGGCCAACGCCGAGCCGCCTTTCAGCATCGAACGCATGGGCGCGGGTTATGTCGAGTTGATGCAGGAACGCCGCGAGGTCCTGCTCATGATCTTCCAGGCCCTCACATCGTCCTATGTCCCGTCCATCGGTGACGAGGCCCGGCGGGTCATCAACGAGGTCACCACCCTGGTCGTCGACAAGGCCGGCGGCACCCACGAGGATGCCGTCGCCTTCCTCGAGCGCGGATTCTTCATCCACGCCATGATGGCCGCGCGCGTCTTCGATCATGTCGGGGACTATCCTGAGACCGGCAAGTTGCTCGACACCGTCCGGATCAGCTGACTGCCGGTTCCTGCGGTTCTCCGACCATCATTCCCGAGCGAAGAACCACACGAGCAGGCCCACGACGATCACGATCGCGGTGATGAGGAGCGCCAGCTTGATCTTGCTCCAGGGCCGCTCGCCCTGCACCTCACCCGTGACGCCGTTCATCAGCACCTGGATGGGCTTGCCCTGATAGGTGACCGTGAGCAACCACACGGGCAGGAGCAGGTGGGCGAACGCGATCGAATGCCAGGAGATGTCACGGTGAGAAATCTCCTGACGATCGCCCCCGATGTCACGGCGAATGGTGTCGTCGATCTGGCGTTCCATCCCGGTGCGGACCCGGGCTCCGAAGGTTTCGTCTGCGTCCAGGTCATAGGTGCGCCCGAGGTGCCCGGCCACATATTCGGGTGAATACGGCACCGCCTCGTGCAGCGGCCACGGCTCGAGCTGCTGGACCCGCCCTTCGTGGAGGCCGTTGTTGGCCCATGCCGGGACGTCCCGGAAATTCCGGTTCACGTGACCCGACACCGGATACCAGTTCGTGCGGGTCTCGGTGCGGCGGTTTTCACCGTGCCCGACCTGGACCTGATAGTCCTCGCCCCGGCGTCCGGAATAGCGCGCGCTGGTGTCGGCATCGAAATTGAAGTAGGCCAGATAGACGCTCTCGAACGATCCGATCTCGCGATAGGTCTTGAACTCTTTCGGTGCGAACCATCGAGAGTTGATCCACTTCTCGATGCGTTCCCGGGCTGCCTTCTCGTCGACGCGGAAGGGCAGGACTCCGTCGATCGGCAACCGGCTGGGGGCGTCCTTCAGGTCGTCACGCTGGATCGGTGTGGCGCAATAGGGGCAGCGCGTAGCCGTCAGCGTGCCGGTGAAGGCCGTCTTGCCGCCACAGGCCTGGCAGACGACCTCCCGCTCCAGACCGGCCGGCAGCGCAGCGGCTGCGCGGATTGCCTGCGTGGCCTGGTGGAGATCATGTTTGAGGATCTGACCGGAGCCGCCGGCGACGTCCATCATCGACCCGCAACTCGGGCAGCGGAGCCTGCCGGACGTCGGGTCGAACACCAGCTGTCCGCCACAGGCCCGGCACGGATAGGTGCGCGTGATCTCGGTCTGATGCAGTGCCGCGGGGTCGCCCAGGGGCGGGGGCGCCGGCAGGCGCTCCGGGTTCGGCATGGGCGGTGGCGTGGGCATGGGGGCGTACGCCGAAGGCTCGGCGAACCCGGGGGCAGGGGGATGACCCTGCGGCCCCGGGGCCCCGGCACCGGGTGGGGGAAATCCGGTGCCGGGGGATTGGGGTGGCCCGGGCAGGGGTGGCGGCGACCCACTACCCGAAGGTGGGGGTGACCCCGGCAAGGGCGGCGGGAGGGTGGTCATGACGTCTGTCCCGGTCCGGCGTCCTGTGCGCCAGGAGCCTGGGCCGGCGGTGTGGGCGGACTGGGCGGCGGCGGGGGCGTGCCGCCACCGGGCAGCGGGGGCGGCTCGACGAACAGGCCGGCCAGCGCGGGCACCTGTCCGGCGGGCGTCCACGCGGGCAGGCCCTGGGACCACACCAGCGTCGATGCGGTCAGTTGCCCACCGGCGACAGCCTGCTGCAGCTGCGGGACAGTGAACGGGCCGGAGGCCTGGCCACCCGCGTCGACATGGAACGTGACCGCGCCGGGCAACGGCGGGGGCGCCGCGGCCGGCGTACCCTGCTGGGGATAGCCCGGGAAACCGCCCTGCTGGGCCGGGCCGGGCTGCATGGACTGATCCATCTGCTGGCCCAGCAGGATGCCCATCTGGGCTCCCATCATGTCGCCCATGGTCCCCGACCCACCGGGATTGCCGGCAGCCGTCGTCATCGCCTCGGCGGCCTTGGCCTGCTGATAGCGGTTCATGTCGCCGAGGTTGTTGACCCAGCCGCTCTCCTCGACGCCCTTGGCGACGCCTCGGGTCATCGCCTGGGTGATTTCCTCGGGCAGGGAGATATTGAGAGTGATGGAGTCGATGGCGAGGCCGTACTCGTCGTCGACACGTTCGGCGACGAATCCGCGGAGTTGCTCGGCAAGCTGCACCTGGCGACCCTGCAGGTCGATCACGCCGAGGCGGGTTTCCATGACCATGTCGGAAAAGGCGAGGGTGATGACCCGACGCAGCAATTCGGCGATCTCCTCGATATCGACCGAGGCATCGGTGCCGATCACCTGGCGCAGGAAGATGGCCGGATCGACCACGCGCACGACGCACAGGCCGTTGGCGCGCACCTGGACCATCGTGAAGTCGGGGTCACGGACCGTGACGGGATTGGCGGTTCCCCAGCGGAGGTCGGTGACCGGGCGGGTGTTGACGAAATAGACCTCCGAGCGGAAGGGGCTGTTGAACCCGTGCTTCCAGCCCTGGAGGGTCGACATGATCGGCAGGTTCTCGGTGGTGAGCGTGTAGTGGCCCGGACCGAAACGATCGGCCAGCTGACCCCGATAGACGAAGACGGCCTGCTGGCCTTCGCGCACGATGAGCTCGGCGCCGTTCTTGATCTCGTTGTTGTAGCGCGGGAAACGCCAGGCAAGCGTCGAACGGGTGTCGTCGAACCACTCGATGATGTCGACGATCTCGCCCCGCAGTTTGTCCATCAGCCCCATGAGGTCCTCCTGGCCACAGCTCGCACCGGCGCGAGCATTGCCCTCAGATTAGGAGGTCCTAAGGTTCTTTTCGGCCCGCTTGTCGGATCCAGTTCTTGCGGAATCTCCACGGTGATACCCACAGGGGTAAGCTGGGGCGAACGACTGAAGGAGGGAACCCATGCTGAAGGACGAGGAGAGCCGCCGTCAGGTGCTCAACCGACTGCGCCGGGCCCAGGGCCAGCTGGCCGGCGTGCTCGCCATGATCGAAGACGGGCGGGAGTGCCGCGACGTGGTGACCCAACTTGCCGCGGTCTCGAAGGCGATCGACCGGGCGGGCTTCAAGATCATGGCGTGCACCCTGCGCGAATCCATCACGGGCGACAACCCGGAAGGGCATGAGCAGTTGTCCGAGACCGAGCTTGAGAAGCTGTTCCTGACCCTGAGCTGAGACCGCTCCGGGCGATCAGCTCTTGGCGGCCCTCTCGATCGCGCTGATGAAGTTCTCCGTCGGCTCCGCGCCGTTGATGACGTGGGTGTTGATGACGAAGAACGGCGTACCCGTGATTCCCAGCTGTCTCGCCTCCGTCGAATCATCCAGCACCTGCTGGCGGAGGGCGGGGTCGGTCAGGTCGGCGCGAAATTTCTCGAGATCGGGTACGCCGGCCTGCTGGGCGTACTCCACGAGCTGATCGGTGGTGGGATCCGGTTGCTCGCCGGCACCGAAGTCGGCGAAGACCGTCTCGTAGTAGTTCCAGAAGCGACCCTGCTGGCC
Coding sequences:
- a CDS encoding SPFH domain-containing protein → MGLMDKLRGEIVDIIEWFDDTRSTLAWRFPRYNNEIKNGAELIVREGQQAVFVYRGQLADRFGPGHYTLTTENLPIMSTLQGWKHGFNSPFRSEVYFVNTRPVTDLRWGTANPVTVRDPDFTMVQVRANGLCVVRVVDPAIFLRQVIGTDASVDIEEIAELLRRVITLAFSDMVMETRLGVIDLQGRQVQLAEQLRGFVAERVDDEYGLAIDSITLNISLPEEITQAMTRGVAKGVEESGWVNNLGDMNRYQQAKAAEAMTTAAGNPGGSGTMGDMMGAQMGILLGQQMDQSMQPGPAQQGGFPGYPQQGTPAAAPPPLPGAVTFHVDAGGQASGPFTVPQLQQAVAGGQLTASTLVWSQGLPAWTPAGQVPALAGLFVEPPPLPGGGTPPPPPSPPTPPAQAPGAQDAGPGQTS
- a CDS encoding metal-sensitive transcriptional regulator, whose translation is MLKDEESRRQVLNRLRRAQGQLAGVLAMIEDGRECRDVVTQLAAVSKAIDRAGFKIMACTLRESITGDNPEGHEQLSETELEKLFLTLS